A stretch of the Mesorhizobium huakuii genome encodes the following:
- the ftsH gene encoding ATP-dependent zinc metalloprotease FtsH: MNPNYRNLALWAIIAVLLIALFNLFQTPQTRGASSDVPYSQFLQDVAAGRVKTVTIAGARITGTYTDNSTSFQTYSPGDPQLVSRLQDKNVTINARPETDGSNSLFGYLISWLPMILILGVWIFFMRQMQSGSGRAMGFGKSKAKLLTEAHGRVTFQDVAGVDEAKEDLEEIVEFLRDPQKFQRLGGKIPRGVLLVGPPGTGKTLLARSVAGEANVPFFTISGSDFVEMFVGVGASRVRDMFDQAKKNAPCIIFIDEIDAVGRHRGAGLGGGNDEREQTLNQLLVEMDGFESNESIILIAATNRPDVLDPALLRPGRFDRQVVVPNPDIVGREKILKVHVRNVPLAPNVDLKVVARGTPGFSGADLMNLVNESALMAARRNKRLVTMAEFEDAKDKIMMGAERRSSAMTQAEKELTAYHESGHAILALNVPSADPLHKATIIPRGRALGMVMQLPEGDRYSMSYKYMISRLAIMMGGRVAEEFKFGKENITSGASSDIEQATKLARAMVTRWGFSDKLGHVAYGDNQEEVFLGHSVARTQNISEETAQIIDAEVRRLIDEAYSTAKSILTKKKKEWIALAEGLLEYETLSGDEIKQLIAGEKPARDLGDDTPPSRGSAVPKSGGRRKKGPEPEGGMEPQPSS; encoded by the coding sequence ATGAATCCGAACTATCGCAACCTCGCGCTCTGGGCGATCATAGCGGTCCTGCTCATCGCGCTTTTCAATCTGTTCCAGACGCCGCAGACGCGTGGGGCTTCGAGCGATGTGCCTTATTCGCAGTTCCTGCAGGATGTCGCGGCCGGCCGGGTCAAGACGGTGACCATTGCTGGCGCCCGCATCACCGGCACCTACACCGACAATTCCACCAGCTTCCAGACCTATTCGCCCGGCGATCCCCAGCTGGTCTCGCGGCTGCAGGACAAGAACGTCACCATCAACGCGCGGCCTGAAACCGACGGTTCCAATTCGCTCTTCGGCTATCTGATCTCGTGGCTGCCGATGATCCTCATCCTCGGCGTCTGGATATTCTTCATGCGCCAGATGCAGTCCGGATCCGGGCGTGCCATGGGTTTTGGCAAGTCGAAGGCCAAGCTTCTGACGGAGGCGCATGGCCGCGTCACCTTCCAGGATGTCGCCGGCGTCGACGAGGCCAAGGAAGATTTGGAAGAGATCGTCGAGTTCCTGCGCGATCCGCAGAAGTTCCAGCGCCTCGGCGGCAAGATTCCGCGCGGCGTGCTTTTGGTCGGCCCTCCCGGCACCGGCAAGACGCTGCTGGCCCGCTCGGTTGCCGGCGAAGCCAACGTGCCGTTCTTCACCATTTCCGGTTCGGACTTCGTCGAGATGTTCGTCGGCGTCGGCGCATCCCGCGTGCGTGACATGTTCGACCAGGCCAAGAAGAACGCGCCCTGCATCATCTTCATCGACGAAATCGACGCCGTCGGCCGCCATCGCGGCGCCGGCCTCGGCGGCGGCAATGACGAGCGCGAGCAGACGCTGAATCAGCTGCTGGTCGAGATGGATGGTTTCGAATCCAACGAAAGCATCATCCTGATCGCGGCCACCAACCGCCCCGACGTGCTCGATCCGGCGCTGCTCAGGCCGGGCCGTTTCGACCGCCAGGTGGTGGTGCCGAACCCCGACATCGTCGGCCGCGAGAAGATCCTCAAGGTGCATGTGCGCAACGTGCCGCTGGCGCCCAATGTCGACCTCAAGGTCGTCGCGCGCGGCACGCCGGGCTTCTCCGGTGCCGACTTGATGAACCTGGTCAACGAATCCGCGCTGATGGCGGCGCGGCGCAACAAGCGCCTCGTCACCATGGCCGAGTTCGAGGACGCCAAGGACAAGATCATGATGGGCGCCGAGCGGCGCTCGTCGGCCATGACACAGGCCGAGAAGGAGCTGACCGCCTATCACGAGTCCGGCCACGCCATTCTGGCGCTCAACGTGCCGTCGGCCGATCCGCTGCACAAGGCCACCATCATCCCGCGTGGCCGGGCGCTCGGCATGGTCATGCAGTTGCCGGAAGGCGACCGCTATTCGATGAGCTACAAATACATGATCTCGCGCCTCGCCATCATGATGGGCGGCCGCGTGGCCGAGGAGTTCAAGTTCGGCAAGGAGAACATCACCTCGGGCGCGTCCTCCGACATCGAGCAGGCGACCAAGCTGGCGCGCGCCATGGTTACGCGCTGGGGCTTCTCCGACAAGCTCGGCCATGTCGCCTATGGCGACAACCAGGAAGAGGTGTTCCTCGGCCATTCGGTGGCGCGTACGCAGAACATTTCGGAAGAAACCGCGCAGATCATCGACGCCGAAGTGCGCCGCCTGATCGACGAGGCCTATTCGACGGCGAAGTCCATCCTGACCAAGAAGAAGAAGGAATGGATCGCGCTGGCAGAGGGGCTGCTCGAATACGAGACGCTGTCCGGCGACGAGATCAAGCAACTGATCGCCGGCGAGAAGCCCGCGCGCGACCTCGGCGACGACACGCCGCCCAGCCGTGGCTCGGCCGTTCCGAAGTCCGGCGGCCGCCGCAAGAAAGGCCCCGAGCCTGAAGGCGGCATGGAGCCACAGCCGTCGAGCTAG
- a CDS encoding four helix bundle protein has product MEKPGRFVERARDLEVYKRAYSASLEVHQATLGFPKIEQYALADQLRRWSKAICANLAEGFAKQSHSKAEFARFVSMAIGSCSEVETWISYAFDLQYITPSQLDAWRQSYAQIHGMLVSLRERLT; this is encoded by the coding sequence ATGGAGAAGCCGGGGCGCTTCGTCGAGCGTGCGCGAGACTTAGAAGTCTACAAGCGCGCTTACTCAGCTTCTCTCGAGGTGCATCAAGCCACTCTTGGTTTTCCGAAAATTGAGCAGTATGCACTGGCTGATCAGTTGCGCCGCTGGAGTAAAGCGATCTGCGCCAATCTGGCTGAAGGATTTGCCAAACAGAGCCACTCCAAAGCCGAATTTGCTCGTTTCGTTTCGATGGCGATCGGGTCATGCAGCGAAGTGGAGACGTGGATATCCTACGCGTTCGATCTTCAATACATCACGCCGTCCCAACTCGACGCTTGGCGACAATCCTATGCCCAAATCCATGGGATGCTCGTGAGCCTTAGAGAGAGGCTGACCTGA
- the ybgF gene encoding tol-pal system protein YbgF, whose amino-acid sequence MHLRSVLSGTLALLLLSGVTAPASGLGASGTGQSTDSGFSFHLPSIELPKLFGEKKKPDQVQMVQSDPTAVTSLEDQLRQMNGKIEELNFQVLQMQEQIRKQQEDNEFRFQQLEGGSQGGQTPAAPKKKSDATTDTNTDVAAAPATQAPADAGAAPGSDQSTGGKTVEDVIVESPEGDPGKVIPGTGAPEKTFGSITVDKNGNVIDAGGNTQSTAPTQDAAPATKAPAKAGKSEGTVVAALPSTKDPEELYRNSYQFILSGDYSTAEQGFRDHISRFPKDAKTADAHYWLGESLLGQQKYRDAAEVFLAASKDYPKAKKAPDMLLKLGVSLVGLKQHDVACATFSEVGKRYPDISNALKERVKQEKALAAC is encoded by the coding sequence ATGCATTTGAGATCGGTTCTGAGCGGCACGCTTGCGCTGCTGCTCCTTTCAGGCGTCACAGCCCCGGCTAGTGGCTTGGGGGCTAGCGGCACGGGGCAATCAACCGACAGCGGGTTTTCCTTCCATCTGCCCAGCATCGAATTGCCGAAGCTTTTCGGTGAAAAGAAGAAGCCGGATCAGGTTCAGATGGTGCAGTCCGATCCTACTGCCGTCACCAGCCTGGAAGACCAGCTGCGGCAGATGAACGGCAAGATCGAGGAACTCAATTTCCAGGTCCTGCAGATGCAGGAGCAAATCCGCAAGCAGCAGGAAGACAACGAGTTCCGCTTCCAGCAGCTGGAAGGCGGCTCGCAGGGCGGACAGACACCGGCGGCACCGAAGAAGAAGTCCGACGCAACCACCGACACCAACACAGACGTGGCTGCGGCCCCGGCAACCCAGGCGCCGGCCGATGCCGGCGCCGCGCCCGGCAGCGATCAGTCGACGGGCGGCAAGACGGTCGAGGATGTTATCGTCGAATCACCCGAAGGCGATCCTGGCAAGGTGATCCCCGGCACGGGAGCACCGGAAAAGACCTTTGGTTCGATCACCGTCGACAAGAACGGCAATGTGATCGATGCCGGCGGTAACACCCAGTCAACCGCGCCGACGCAAGACGCGGCCCCGGCCACCAAGGCACCGGCCAAGGCCGGCAAGTCCGAGGGCACGGTCGTCGCGGCGCTGCCTTCCACCAAGGACCCGGAAGAACTCTACCGCAATTCCTATCAGTTCATCCTGTCGGGCGATTACAGCACCGCCGAACAGGGTTTCCGCGATCATATCTCCCGCTTCCCCAAGGATGCCAAGACGGCGGACGCGCATTACTGGCTGGGTGAATCGCTGCTTGGCCAGCAGAAATACCGCGACGCGGCCGAGGTCTTCCTTGCCGCCAGCAAGGACTACCCGAAGGCCAAGAAGGCGCCCGACATGCTTTTGAAGCTCGGCGTGTCGCTGGTCGGTCTCAAGCAGCACGACGTCGCCTGCGCCACCTTCAGCGAAGTCGGCAAGCGCTACCCCGATATTTCCAATGCGCTCAAGGAACGCGTCAAGCAGGAGAAGGCCCTGGCTGCGTGCTGA
- the tilS gene encoding tRNA lysidine(34) synthetase TilS — MLETEPDLSTRLFSHIDFTHGAVAAVSGGSDSTALLLLLKQHLDRTAPSAKLLAATVDHGLRQGSAAEAQAVAKLCLERGIAHRTLVWTGSKPSTGLPAAAREARYRLLAEAARAEGIGLIATGHTADDQAETVLMRQARDEGREFADMAGRGLAGMAPATLYDWREWIVRPLLGTRRSALRDFLRREHVGWADDPTNIDEAFERPRVRAALAGETVGRIEDVLLLAGQAAVERRQLGAGAADLIDRFASQPAIGLSRLDPALLTVDDNRAAIYALRILLATAGGVAFLPDQARSEALFGRLKAGFLCATLSRTVVDFRRAGIFLRREARGLPQAATVTDNTIWDGRRHITLNDRSDALLIAPLGSAAAKRLAIDDGETPASLMRAALAAEPTLRQTLENPGLQRGEPGSPGFAARPVVSPFARFLPSFDLAPARAVAGLIGASPLPALPLRGHSAD; from the coding sequence ATGCTCGAAACCGAGCCTGATCTTTCGACCAGACTTTTTTCGCATATCGATTTTACCCACGGCGCCGTTGCGGCCGTGTCCGGCGGCAGCGACTCGACCGCCCTGCTTCTCCTTCTCAAACAACATCTCGACCGAACCGCGCCGTCCGCGAAGCTGCTGGCTGCGACGGTCGACCATGGCTTACGGCAGGGCTCGGCAGCCGAGGCGCAAGCTGTAGCGAAGCTTTGCCTGGAGCGCGGCATCGCCCACCGCACTCTGGTCTGGACCGGAAGCAAACCATCGACCGGTCTGCCGGCGGCGGCGCGGGAAGCGCGCTATCGGCTGTTGGCCGAGGCGGCGCGCGCGGAAGGTATCGGCCTGATCGCCACCGGCCATACCGCCGACGACCAGGCCGAGACGGTGCTGATGCGGCAGGCGCGGGATGAGGGCCGAGAGTTTGCCGACATGGCTGGCCGTGGGCTTGCCGGCATGGCGCCGGCCACCCTCTATGACTGGCGCGAGTGGATCGTTCGCCCGCTTCTGGGCACACGGCGCTCGGCGCTTCGCGATTTCTTGCGGCGTGAGCATGTCGGCTGGGCCGATGATCCGACCAATATCGACGAGGCCTTCGAGCGGCCGCGCGTGCGCGCCGCTCTTGCCGGCGAAACTGTCGGGCGCATCGAGGATGTGCTGCTGCTAGCCGGCCAGGCCGCCGTCGAACGCAGGCAGCTTGGCGCCGGCGCCGCCGATCTGATCGATCGCTTCGCCAGCCAGCCAGCCATCGGGCTCAGTCGCCTCGATCCTGCTCTGCTGACCGTGGACGACAATCGGGCGGCCATCTACGCGTTGCGTATCCTGCTGGCCACCGCCGGGGGCGTTGCTTTTCTGCCGGACCAGGCGCGCAGCGAGGCGCTGTTCGGCCGGCTGAAGGCCGGATTTCTTTGCGCCACATTGTCGCGGACCGTGGTCGATTTCCGGCGTGCCGGCATCTTCCTGCGCCGCGAGGCGAGGGGTTTGCCGCAGGCAGCCACTGTCACCGACAACACCATCTGGGATGGCCGCCGCCACATCACATTGAACGACAGGTCAGACGCATTGTTGATCGCCCCGTTGGGTTCGGCAGCAGCGAAGCGGCTGGCGATCGATGATGGAGAAACCCCGGCAAGCCTGATGCGCGCCGCACTGGCCGCGGAACCGACATTGCGGCAAACCCTTGAAAACCCTGGTTTGCAGCGGGGCGAACCGGGTTCGCCAGGGTTCGCGGCACGGCCGGTCGTGTCGCCTTTTGCCCGCTTCCTGCCGTCCTTCGATCTGGCGCCGGCGCGGGCCGTCGCCGGGTTGATCGGCGCGTCACCGCTTCCCGCTCTGCCATTGCGCGGCCATAGTGCCGATTGA
- the pal gene encoding peptidoglycan-associated lipoprotein Pal, whose translation MGRIAALTRNPVMIALVAMLAIAGCASKKTPNNAADLGLNGAGAATPGSAQDFTVNIGDRIFFDTDSTSIRADAQQTLSRQAQWLNQYKQYAIVVEGHADERGTREYNLALGARRAAATRDFLVSKGVASSRLKTISYGKERPVAVCDDISCWSQNRRAVTTLSGAGS comes from the coding sequence ATGGGCCGTATCGCAGCACTTACCAGAAACCCGGTCATGATCGCGCTGGTGGCGATGCTCGCCATCGCCGGTTGCGCCTCGAAGAAGACACCGAACAATGCCGCTGACCTTGGCCTCAATGGCGCGGGTGCTGCAACGCCCGGTTCGGCGCAGGACTTCACCGTCAATATCGGCGACCGCATCTTCTTCGACACGGACTCGACCTCGATCCGGGCTGACGCACAGCAGACGCTTTCGCGTCAGGCGCAGTGGCTGAACCAGTACAAGCAGTATGCCATCGTCGTTGAAGGTCATGCCGACGAGCGCGGCACGCGCGAATACAATCTGGCGCTCGGTGCCCGCCGTGCAGCCGCCACCCGCGACTTCCTGGTCTCCAAGGGCGTCGCCTCCAGCCGCCTGAAGACCATTTCCTACGGCAAGGAACGTCCGGTCGCTGTCTGCGACGACATCTCCTGCTGGTCGCAGAACCGCCGCGCCGTCACCACGCTCAGCGGCGCCGGTTCCTAA
- the tolB gene encoding Tol-Pal system beta propeller repeat protein TolB has product MRSFLKPLLTIAAMALGMTAVVPMPAWALVELNVNKGNVEPLPIAITDFQGGDALGAQISQIVTADLKRSGLFAPIDKSAFIEKITNPDAAPRFDDWKVINAQALVTGSVSKEADGRIRAQYRLWDTFAGQQMAGEQFFANDANQRRVAHIIADAIYERLTGEKGYFDTRVVFIDESGAKNARKKRLAIMDQDGANVRYLSDGRSIVLTPRFSPNRQEITYMSYESGQPRVYLLQIETGQRELVGNFPGMTFAPRFSPDGQKVIMSLLRDDGNSNIFAMDLRSRSTTRLTNSTAIDTSPSYSPDGSKVVFTSDRGGRAQIYVMGADGSGQTRISFGDGVYSTPVWSPRGDLIAFTKQTGGEFQIGVMKTDGSGERILSSGFQQEGPTWAPNGRVLMFFRDSNGGPKLVSVDLTGRNEQPIPTSNFASDPAWSPLLE; this is encoded by the coding sequence ATGAGATCTTTCCTCAAGCCGCTCCTGACGATTGCAGCCATGGCGCTGGGCATGACGGCCGTAGTCCCCATGCCGGCATGGGCGCTCGTCGAGCTCAACGTCAACAAGGGCAATGTCGAGCCGCTGCCGATCGCCATCACGGATTTCCAGGGTGGCGATGCGCTCGGCGCGCAGATATCCCAGATCGTCACGGCTGACCTCAAGCGCTCCGGTCTGTTCGCGCCGATCGACAAGAGCGCCTTCATCGAAAAGATAACGAACCCGGACGCCGCCCCTCGCTTCGACGACTGGAAGGTGATCAACGCGCAGGCGCTGGTCACCGGCAGCGTCAGCAAGGAGGCCGATGGGCGCATCCGCGCGCAGTATCGGCTTTGGGATACGTTTGCCGGCCAGCAGATGGCCGGCGAGCAGTTCTTCGCCAACGACGCCAACCAGCGCCGTGTCGCCCACATCATCGCCGACGCCATCTATGAGCGGCTGACCGGCGAGAAGGGCTATTTCGACACGCGCGTGGTGTTCATCGACGAGTCCGGCGCCAAGAACGCGCGCAAGAAGCGCCTTGCCATCATGGACCAGGACGGCGCCAACGTCCGCTATCTCTCGGATGGCCGTTCGATCGTGCTGACGCCGCGTTTCTCGCCGAACCGGCAGGAAATCACCTACATGTCGTATGAAAGCGGCCAGCCGCGGGTCTATCTCCTGCAGATCGAGACCGGGCAGCGCGAACTGGTGGGCAATTTCCCCGGGATGACGTTTGCGCCGCGCTTCTCGCCCGACGGCCAGAAGGTGATTATGAGCCTGCTGCGCGACGACGGCAATTCCAACATCTTCGCTATGGATTTGCGCAGCCGCTCGACGACGCGGCTGACCAACTCGACCGCCATCGACACCTCACCCTCCTATTCGCCCGACGGCAGCAAGGTGGTGTTCACCTCCGACCGCGGCGGCCGTGCGCAAATCTATGTCATGGGCGCCGACGGCTCGGGCCAGACCCGCATCTCCTTCGGCGATGGCGTCTATTCGACGCCGGTGTGGTCGCCGCGCGGTGACCTCATCGCCTTCACCAAGCAGACTGGCGGCGAATTCCAGATCGGCGTCATGAAGACCGACGGCTCCGGCGAGCGCATCCTGTCCTCCGGCTTCCAGCAGGAAGGACCGACCTGGGCACCGAATGGCCGCGTCTTGATGTTCTTCCGCGACTCCAATGGCGGCCCAAAGCTGGTTTCGGTCGACCTCACCGGCCGTAACGAGCAGCCAATCCCGACCTCGAATTTCGCGTCCGACCCGGCCTGGTCGCCGCTTCTTGAATAG